In Helianthus annuus cultivar XRQ/B chromosome 3, HanXRQr2.0-SUNRISE, whole genome shotgun sequence, a single window of DNA contains:
- the LOC110929409 gene encoding eupatolide synthase, which translates to MCIETIKTQDMDFLTYLPSWLLPAVVILTISCILMLWTKPSKGASGLNLPPGPPSLPLIGNLHQLIGKSFHETVYKLAEKYGPIMHIHMGSQPVVVISSSALATEAFKTHDHILANRQYSNNLRRLTFDYNDIAWAPYGDHSKHMRRVLVTEFLNSRMSKSFKKVLDMEVKSMLDNLPYGTETNLNKVFGNFVCDFTSKVVTGKSYRDVKIRGKTMKEMLDEMIILFSGSFSEIFPKYGWILEDLSGWTRRVDKHMANYNDLLELMIDEHLDHTSEDEKDMIDACRPLLNREEMKAIMSNVYNGAIDTSYLTLVWAMSEIVKNPRVMHKLQDEIRSNAGNKARLDETDTSKMTYLKYVVKETLRRHGPSPFLIPRDCVSHIQIGGYDILPGTKVLINAWGIAKDPKVWTENANEFHPDRFENHVLEQFHMVPFGGGRRACPGYNFATLNIEVVLANLLYSIDWKLPPGLTLEDFNMEEEGSLLVTKKTPLYLVPIKHNTQA; encoded by the exons ATGTGTATAGAAACCATCAAAACACAAGACATGGATTTCTTGACATACTTGCCATCATGGCTTCTTCCAGCCGTTGTAATCCTCACCATTTCATGCATCCTCATGTTATGGACGAAGCCATCCAAGGGTGCCTCTGGCCTTAACCTTCCTCCGGGCCCTCCGAGCCTTCCTCTAATCGGGAACTTGCATCAACTTATCGGAAAAAGCTTCCACGAAACGGTATACAAATTAGCCGAAAAATACGGACCCATTATGCATATCCATATGGGTTCCCAACCAGTCGTTGTGATCTCCTCTTCTGCATTGGCGACCGAAGCCTTTAAAACGCATGATCACATACTCGCTAACAGACAGTACTCCAACAATTTGAGACGACTAACGTTCGACTACAATGATATTGCTTGGGCGCCATATGGTGATCATTCAAAGCATATGCGCAGGGTTTTAGTAACCGAGTTTCTAAATTCAAGGATGAGTAAATCGTTTAAAAAGGTGCTCGATATGGAGGTGAAGAGCATGCTTGATAATCTACCGTATGGTACCGAGACAAACCTAAACAAGGTTTTTGGAAACTTTGTTTGTGACTTTACATCCAAGGTTGTTACGGGTAAGAGCTATAGAGATGTAAAGATTAGGGGTAAAACAATGAAAGAGATGCTTGATGAAATGATAATCTTGTTTAGTGGTTCCTTTTCGGAAATATTTCCAAAATACGGTTGGATTTTGGAAGATTTAAGCGGATGGACTCGTAGGGTGGACAAACATATGGCTAACTACAATGACTTGCTTGAGTTGATGATAGATGAGCATTTAGATCATACAAGTGAGGATGAAAAAGATATGATCGATGCATGTAGACCCTTGTTGAACAGGGAAGAAATGAAAGCCATTATGTCG AATGTGTACAATGGAGCGATTGATACAAGTTATCTGACATTGGTGTGGGCAATGTCTGAGATTGTTAAAAATCCTAGAGTCATGCACAAGTTGCAAGACGAAATTCGAAGCAACGCAGGAAACAAAGCTCGACTAGATGAAACAGATACATCAAAGATGACATATCTGAAATATGTGGTAAAGGAGACACTAAGACGGCATGGGCCTTCACCATTTTTGATTCCACGCGATTGCGTAAGCCATATTCAAATCGGTGGGTACGACATCCTCCCTGGGACAAAAGTGTTGATCAATGCATGGGGGATTGCAAAAGATCCGAAAGTCTGGACAGAAAACGCAAACGAGTTCCATCCTGATCGGTTTGAAAATCATGTGTTGGAGCAGTTTCACATGGTACCATTTGGAGGGGGAAGAAGGGCCTGCCCAGGGTATAACTTTGCCACTTTAAACATTGAGGTGGTGCTAGCAAACCTTCTTTACAGCATAGACTGGAAACTTCCACCAGGACTTACACTTGAAGATTTCAACATGGAAGAAGAAGGTTCCTTACTTGTTACTAAGAAAACACCTCTTTACCTTGTGCCCATCAAGCACAATACACAAGCTTAG
- the LOC110931837 gene encoding uncharacterized protein LOC110931837 codes for MNVLSLNIRGLGVSSKADWIRGLRVHHEVSFIVLQETQYVSMDSVDVGRFWGYGDHSFDWVPSSGRSGGLLSIWDSQVFTMERVVKNNNWLLVSGTVKGKSSLFHFLNVYSPQNLVSKRALWREICSLIGEGNGRWIVAGDFNSVRCAEDRRNSVFNVGEANEFNDFIDESNLHEYSLKGRRFTFVAGNKLSRID; via the coding sequence ATGAATGTTTTGTCATTGAACATTCGTGGGTTAGGGGTTTCAAGCAAAGCTGATTGGATTCGTGGTCTTCGGGTCCATCATGAGGTTAGTTTTATTGTTTTACAAGAGACGCAATATGTTTCTATGGATTCGGTGGATGTGGGGCGGTTCTGGGGTTATGGTGACCATTCTTTTGATTGGGTTCCGTCGTCTGGAAGGTCGGGTGGGTTACTATCGATCTGGGATTCTCAAGTCTTTACTATGGAAAGGGTGGTCAAGAATAATAATTGGCTTTTAGTGTCGGGAACTGTGAAAGGAAAGAGTAGTTTGTTTCATTTTCTAAATGTTTATTCTCCTCAGAATTTAGTCTCTAAACGAGCGCTTTGGAGGGAAATTTGTAGCCTGATCGGGGAGGGTAATGGGAGGTGGATTGTGGCAGGTGATTTTAATTCGGTTAGGTGTGCCGAGGATAGGCGGAATTCTGTGTTTAATGTGGGCGAGGCTAATGAGTTTAACGATTTTATTGATGAATCAAATCTTCATGAGTACTCCTTGAAAGGGAGGCGTTTTACGTTTGTTGCAGGGAATAAATTGAGCCGCATTGACTGA